The DNA sequence CTCGCTTGGCATTGGGCGCTGCAGGCGTGGCTGCGAAGCCGGATCATGGGCGCAGCCAGTGCTGGCATGATCGCTTCGCTTTTTGGTTTGTTCGATGAATGGCATCAGTCCTTCGTGCCAGGCCGTTATGCCTCACTCACCGACCTCGTGTTCAATCTCGTCGGAGTTGCGACGGGGCTTTGGTTTGCCATTCGGATCGGACTACAGACCGGGAACTTTCCCTCCACAGAGGCAAAGGGTCCGGGTGCCCTCCCGCCTGATTGATTTTCACATTCTGTTCAACGTTTCAAACACCTGTTCAGCGAAGAGCCCGTGTCTGTTGACGTGCAACAGGGCCTGCCATGACAGATGGAGAGCTTGCCTCTGCAGCCCCGTGGTCGAGCCATCGCCTCAGCACCGTCGCAATGCGTTCGGCAGCCTGTCCGTCCCATAGCTCCGGCACTCTTCCCGCTTTCCCGCCCGTGCGCAAGATGTCTTCAACGGCGGCGAGAATACGCGCGCGATCGTTTCCAACCACCACGTTAGTGCCTTCCTGCACCGTTATCGGACGCTCAGTAGTATCGCGCAGGGTGACGCAAGGCACTCCAAGGGCTGTCGTCTCCTCTTGAATGCCCCCTGAATCGGTAAGGACCAGTCGTGCCGACTGCATCAGTCCGAGCATTTCGAGATAGCCCAGCGGCGGCAGCTTCAAGATCGACGAGCTGTCCAACAGATCGCCTAAGCCGTACTGGTCGATTTTGCCGCGCGTCCTGGGGTGGACCGGAAAGACCACCGGCAGACGCGTGCCCACATCCCGGATGGCAGCGAGCAGGCGCCCTAAAGTCGCAGGATCGTCCACATTGGAAGGCCGGTGCAGAGTGAGCACCGCGTAAGGCTTCTGCACCCAACTCGCGGCAGCTCCGTATCGGCACACGGTTCGAGCGGGCGGTATGGCATCCTTCAAGCTGTATCGCAGCGTGTCAATCATGACGTTGCCTACGAAGTGGATGCGAGCAGTTTCGATGCCTTCGCGCAACAAGTTCTCGCGCGCGCCTTTCTCCGTGGTGAACAGCAGCTCCGAAATCTGATCAGTGAGCACCCGATTGATCTCCTCGGGCATCGTGCGGTCGAAACTTCG is a window from the Burkholderiales bacterium genome containing:
- the wecB gene encoding UDP-N-acetylglucosamine 2-epimerase (non-hydrolyzing), with amino-acid sequence MKASLPNAADASILCVVGARPNLMKIAAVIRAMRSGAPPLPVRLVHTGQHYDADMNDQFFEALGIPEPDINLGVGSASHAVQTAEIMRRFEPVVDQQRPAAVLVVGDVNSTLACALVAVKKGVPVIHVEAGLRSFDRTMPEEINRVLTDQISELLFTTEKGARENLLREGIETARIHFVGNVMIDTLRYSLKDAIPPARTVCRYGAAASWVQKPYAVLTLHRPSNVDDPATLGRLLAAIRDVGTRLPVVFPVHPRTRGKIDQYGLGDLLDSSSILKLPPLGYLEMLGLMQSARLVLTDSGGIQEETTALGVPCVTLRDTTERPITVQEGTNVVVGNDRARILAAVEDILRTGGKAGRVPELWDGQAAERIATVLRRWLDHGAAEASSPSVMAGPVARQQTRALR
- a CDS encoding VanZ family protein, with the protein product MNLTKLAVCLSRMTPRKTHIVLPLLLMIALYWLSSIPGTPMPDEAAVHRLFLWIPPSVQNLLHVPTYAGLTLAWHWALQAWLRSRIMGAASAGMIASLFGLFDEWHQSFVPGRYASLTDLVFNLVGVATGLWFAIRIGLQTGNFPSTEAKGPGALPPD